In the genome of Verrucomicrobiia bacterium, the window CGGCCGGCCAGACGTACGCCCTTGTCATATTGGACGCACTGACCGGCTCGGCCCTGGACACCATCCTGGGCATCATGGCCGCCGGGACCACCGTGGTCTATGCCGGACCCCAGCAGGGCAACCTCGGCTTCGAGCAACGCGTGGACATTGCGACCACACTTGGCTTGTTTGCTGACAAGCTGACCCAGCAGGGCATCGACGCCCAGTTCATCCACCTGGCCGGAGACGGCGAGGACCAGCTGAGGCGTTTGCAGGCACTGGTGGAGCCGGACAACCTGACCGTCTTCGCCTTCGTGGGCGACTACGGACTGAGTCCGGACGCAATCCGACAGGTCCAGCTGATGCGCCACCGTGGCGTCTCGGTCGTGGGCAGCTGGTGTGGCAGTACGCCGCAACCAGAGCTGTTGGTCGTGAATGGCTCGTTAGCCGCACCCGACATCGGGTATGTACCTTTTGCCAGGCAGTGGTCGCAGTCCGGCAGCGAAGTACAGATCTGCACACCGCAGGACTGTGCCGTAGTGTCAGTCGGTCGGCTCACGCCAGCCGCCTACTACCGGTTGGCCGGATTGTTGATCGCCGGGACGCACCTCATCTACGGAGGAGCACCCGTCGACCAAGAAGCCCCCGAGGGCCGTATCCACCTGACTCGTTCGCTGAGACTGATGGCTGCCAAGCTTGGTGTTGCCGGCATCCCCGCCCGCGTCACCACGTTCGAGGAGCCAGACGTCGAGAGTCGTCGTCTGAAGTTGCTCGCGCTCGCGCAGCAACACTGCGCCCCGGTTCTGGCCTTTGTCGATGACCAAGGCTTGGCACCTGGCGTAGCCCAAGAATGTGCGTGGGCGCGCGACTGCGGCCTGCCGGTTACCGGCCTGTGGGTCGGATCGTCCGGGGGGTTCGAGCTCAGAACTCTGGGCGATGCCCTGGACGTGAACGAGGCCTCACTTCAGCCATTGGCGCAGATGCGTCAGCCAGGCCTGGTCCTGGCGTAAACGCGTTTGACGCAATCACCCGAGAGGGGGTCTTTTCGGGTCAAACCGATCTGACCTCCTCACGGGTAAATTTTTATACTACGATACCGCCGCCAAGCACTGTGTCTTTATCATAAATAACGGCGGACTGACCTGGAGTAATGGCCCGCACTTGCTCGTCCAAAATCAACCGTATACCCGTATCTGCCTGCTCAATTGTGCATGACACCAATGGCGCTCGATAGCGCGTGCGCACTTGATACTTCTTATCCAAGTTTGGTTGGCCGTTTATCCAGTGCACATCTGTCAGGGCTAGCTCTTGCTTCCACAAGTTCTCATCATTCAGGTTGGTGGTCACATACACCTCGTTCTTGGCCATGTCTTTGCCGGTGACATAGTACGGCAAGCCACCACCCACGTTCAGGCCGTGGCGCTGGCCAATGGTGTAAAAAATAGCGCCGTCATGCTCGCCAATGGCTACACCATGCTGCTCTTTTATAACGCCCAGTTCGGTAGTGACATACTGGCTCAGAAAATCACGGATGCCGACCTTACCCACAAAACAAATGCCCTGGCTGTCTTTTTTCTCGGCCGTGGTCAGACCCAGCTTTTTGGCCAGTGCCCGTACCTCGGCCTTGGTTTTGTAGTCGCCAATGGGCATCAGGCTTTTTTTGAGCGCGTCCTCCGTAACTCGACATAAGAAATATGTCTGATCTTTTTCGGCATTGGCCGCCACCAATAATTGCCCGTCTTGTATCCGAGCGTAGTGGCCTGTGGCAATCAAGTCTGCACCGTCTGCTAGGGCGGTGTCGAGGAACAACCTGAACTTGACCTCTTGGTTACACATGATGTCTGGGTTGGGCGTACGGCCAGCCTGGTATTCGGCAATCATGTAGTCTACGACTTTTTGCTGGTACTCGACCTGGAAGTCGTACATCTTAAAGTCTATGCCCAGCTGCACCGCCACGCGCTTGGCGTCCTGGTAGTCTTCTTTCCACGGACAGGGCATACCGGGCAGGTCTTTGCTCCAGTTTTTCATGTACACGCCCACCACGTGGTAGCCCTGTTCTTTCAGCAAAGCAGCAGTAACGGAGCTATCTACTCCGCCACTCAATCCCACATAAACAGTCTGCTTTTTCTGGGGCTTCATATCCGATCTATTTTAACAGATTAGCTCATGTTTTTCATACACTAGCAAGTAATCGTCGGCTTCTATTTTTTATGTTATAATATATTAGTTAGGGTCTCTCTAATACTCGATCGTTGCTCTCGACCTGACCGAGCAACCCCTACGCACCCCGAAAGAGAGGTGGACCGTGGCAACCGCCACACCAACCCTACCCCAGCTCGCCGAAGACAAGACGCTGCTCTCCATGGTGCCCCGCACCGAGACCAGACCCTTCCTGCGGTTCTGGACCAAGTCCGTTGTGCTCCCCGGCGAGTACTACATCGAAGTAGACGGCCAACGCCTGTTCGAGTACGAGCTGATCAGCTCACGCTATGTGTTGGCACTAGCCACTATGCAGTGGCATGGCACCTGCGCACCGGTAGACAATCTGGACGCCCAGTACGAGATCCTCACCGAGCAAGCCTTCCCGGATCTCCGTCATCGGATCGTCGGCATCCGCCGTATCTGAGAACCGAAGCCACAGCTGGCCACCGAGGGGGCGATAGCCTCAAACCCTCACCGGCCATGCCTTGCTCACCCTCCATCTCTCTTTCTTTACCTATGTGTTATACCCTAGTATGGGCGACCCTTTTCATTTTTGAAAGTCGCCCGATTTTTCTACCCAAAAATCTTATATTTTAGAATAGTTCGCTGTAGTTGCGGGTGAGCGTGGTGCTCCAATTGCCAGCCCTATCTTGGGTGCGCAGAAAGAAGTTATGCGAGGTGAAGAAGTTGCCGCTACCGGTATCGATGATGCCCGTGTACGTGCTGCCAGTGGTATGTGTTGCAGCCGTACCGCTGCCCTGTCCAGGGTCGGTATCAAAGTAGTATTCGACCCGGTTCACGCCTGACAGCGCATCGGTTGCAGTGGTGCTGAAGTTTTGGCTTCCTACCACCAGGAAGAGCATTGCTGGTGTGAAGTTGCTTTGAGTGGGCGCTACTTTGTCCAGAGACACCTGGGCCGAACCGGTAGCACAGTTGCCAGCCAGGTCGCAGCTTTGGGCACTGGTGTAAGTAACGTTGGCGGCCTGCGTAGAAGCAACGGTGTTTGCTGGGTCAGTTGGCGAACCACTGCCCGTGTCAGTCGCCTGCCAGTCGATAGTTACATCGGCCTTGTGCCAGCCGTTGGCATTGGCGGGCGTACTGAGCGTCCGACCTACCACAGGCAGCGTGGCATCGTATTTAACAGTTACGCTTTGGTTGGCCGCACCACCAGCACTGGTGGCCGAGCAGAAATAGGCGTAGCTGCCGTCGGTATTGACGGTAACTTGGGCGCAGCCCGTTTGACTAATTACGGTCGATTCGGCGTCTTGCACTGTCCAGTTTAGAGTGACCGGTGCTTTGTGCCAGCCATTGGCGTTAGGTGGTGTGCTAAAGGTATAGCTGATGACTGGTGCCGTGGTATCCAGCGGCAAGATAACTAGCTGGGTGTCGATCACCGTGCTCCAGTGGCCCACGGCATCTTTGGCCCTGATGTGCACCGTATATGTACCGGGTGCTAGGCCGTCACCAAGGCTGGCAGTCAGTTCGTTAGCGTTCAGATTCATAGCCGTGGCGTTACCCTGGCCGGGATCGGTCCCCAGGTAGTATTCGCCAGCCGCTACACCACTAACGTTATCGGCAACAGGCACGGTAACGGTGGCATTGTTTCCTTCAACAGCCGGATTGTTAAACCAGCTCGGGCTTCCCAGGGTTGGGCTGGTGGTGTCGTACGCAACATTGACCGGACCAGATTGTGCACTACACCCCACCTGATTGCAGGCGGACACGGTGTAGGCATAAGTGCTATCTTGGGCAAGTGCCGAATCTGTAAAGCCAGGAACGGCCGGGCTGCCCACCTCTACTCCATCACGAAATATCTTGAACGAGGACGCCGCTAGCACGGTGTTCCAGCCAAGCACGGGAGCACTGGCAGTGGGCGAAGGGCCAGCCAGCCCTGAAGGAACTGTGGGTACAGCGTCAGGGATCAGCGGCACCAGCACGGCTGCTGAATCAGTCATGTCCTGGCTTATGCCTGGTACATCTGTCTGATTGGCCGGTAATGAGTACCCGGCAGGTGGTGTGTTGAAATACACCAGCTTCAGTGGCACATTGGCCAAAACATCTAGTGGTACCAACCCATCACCACCCGAAGCAAGCAACCGCTGCAACGAGCCAGACAGAGAGGTCTGCAGGCCTGGCAATAGCTGGACACTCTGCGTTCCTGCGGTTGGCTGCTGGGTCATACCCACATTGACGCCCGTCGCTGGGCTGCCGTTTGGGTAGATTACTTTATATTTATACTTCACAAAGTTAACTACTAAATCTTGCGTGAGGTTACCTGTTAAATTTACCGTCGCGGCAGGACTCTGTATTCCAACAAAGCTAGAGAAGCCCGTCTGGCTATTCACGGTCACATTCACGCTGTACTGGCCGGGAAGTGCCTGCACGCTGAAAGCACCAGTCGCCGGATCGGTATTAACCGGTGCAATACCACCAGCAGGGCCCTGCAGCTGGACACTGCCGCGCAGCGGATTGCCAGCTTGGTCTTTGAGGGTGCCCGAGTAAGTCACCGGCCCTATGAGCGTAGCCACCACTGCATCGCCATCTGTCATGTCCTGCGTGATCGCCGCAAGGTTACTGAGAGCAGGAGGGTTACCATAGCCTGGCTTGGTCCCAAAGTTTACTTGTGTAATAGGAGCGTTTGGCATCATGTCAAACGCAACAATACCGTTGGCATCGGTAGGTTGGTTTCTCTGCAGTGCGCCAGATAGCGTCACCGTTTGTCCGGGTAACAGCTGGGTACTTTGATACGCTCCTGAGGAAAGCTGCTGAGTAATCTGTGTATCTACGCCCTGGGCGGGACTGCCGTCTGGGTACACTACCTTGAACTTGTATTTCACAAAGTTGACCACTAGGTTCTGAGACATACTGCCCGTCAAGTCCACCACATCAGGCCCGCTCATCATGCCTACAGAGCTTGCAAACCCTATTTGGCTGTTGGCTGTTGCCACGATTCGGTACTGTCCGGCAGGAGCCTGCAGACTAAAAGCACCCGTGATTGGGTCGGTCGTAACTGGCGCAATACCACCGGCAGGACCCTGTAGCTGAACGGTACCACGCAGCGGATTGCCGGCCTGGTCTTTCAGTGTACCGGAATAGGTATATATGGGCGTAGGTTCGGCTGCAAGCTGGTAGACAAACAAGTCATTTAGCTGGTTGGTGTCACCGGGCTTTGGACCCACCGGATACTGACTGTAATAGTCTTGGGCAAAATATGAAAAGCTATTGCCGGTGGCTGACATAGTGCCGCCCTCTGCGTTAGGCACGTACACCGTACTGGTGTTGGTCGTACGGTCATAGCGAAAAATATTGCTGTTATCTGCCAGCAAGTAGCGGCCATCTGCGGAAAAGTCAGTAGCGTTATTCATGCCGTTCACAACCGTCAGCGCAGAAGTCTGACGATCCAACAACGTAACCTTGCCTCCCGTGCCCGTTGTGCACTGCTGGGATGAAAAGGCTACCCAACGGCCATCGTCAGAAATAGTTCCGCCCGCATAAGTTGACCCCATGGTCGCGCAGTCGGTAGGAGCAAAACGTTCGGTAGTACCAGTTTGCCGGTCGCGCAGAAAGACATCAATGGTGTTTCCATTTGGATCTGAGGCAACCAAGTTAGAGGCAGTGGAAGCAAACAATACATATCGTCCATCCGGAGAAATATCAAGCGCATCTGTATGCGGATAGTCTGTGTCAGCATTACCCTGGACTTCGTCGCTCGACACGCTCACCAGTTCTACCGCCCCAGTCGCCAGGTTCTTTATAAAGAGGTCTATTCTGCCATTGGTGTCAGATGACACCAGATTCGTACCGGCCGAATAGAATACTACCCACTGACCATTGGCCGACAGCTTTCCAAAGTTGCTATGGGCATTTGCTACGACTCCGTTACCGTCGCTACTCACGATCTGTGTGGTAGCTGTTTGCCGGTCGCGCAGAAAGACTTGGTTTTTGTAATTAAATGATGGATAGCCCGTGAGGGCTGGCACTGCCGAAACAAACGTTACCAAGCGACCATCTTGGCTTATGGTAGGCTCACTGCCAACCCTGTCTGTGAAGTTACTAGCAGCACTCACTTGCTGGTCACTATCGTTGAGTGACACTCTTTCTGTGGCATTCGTAGATAGATTCTTAACAAACACATCCATCATGCTGTTCGTATCACCAGCAACCAGATTGTTTGCGTGCGATTGAAATGCCACAAAAGCTCCATTGGCAGATAGAGCCGAACGAGTAGAGTCGCCATTGGATTCGGCACCGCTCAGTCCGTCCGATACCTTGACGGCTTGCGGGTAGGTTACTGCCCGAGCCTGCCCAGACAACACCCCAAAGCTAAGAGCTAGCTGCGAGATTACAAAAATACCCGCCAGTATAAATGGTTTTACACGCTTCACCCCGAACCCCCTAAAGCTTAGTTTCCAACACTAATTATCAGCCTATTTTCAGCAAATACAATACCGATCGTAGCTTTTGCAACCTCTCTCATCGGGCTAGAACGGGCGTTCGCCGCGTTCTATCTTTTTCTTGAGGTATTTCAGCTCATACTTGCGACCCAGCCAAAAGGTAGACAGCATCATAGGTATCAGTATGGCTGCCGGTTGCCACAGTATAACTGTCTTGGTTTCACCGGTTTTATCTTCTTCTTTATTTTGCCCCTGGTCCTGGCTGAGTGGACCATTAGCTACTGCCACCAGCTGCAAGAAGGCGGTACCACCGTCACGGTCTACTGCCTTGACTACTACGTTGTAAACACCGGCAGAATCATAGGCATGCTTAATATTGAATGGCCCCGGAAAGCCCAGGCTCATAAGATCTGGTGGCTTGCCGTCACCCCAATCTACGCTAATGGCGTATGGCCCAGAACCGCCGGATAGCACAATGGGCCAGACCAGTTCTTGCTTGGGATTAACGCCGCGCTTGGCAAAGTTACTGGTCAGGGTAGGCCGAGTAGTCACGTTGGCCCGAGCGTCTACAAATGTC includes:
- the mnmA gene encoding tRNA 2-thiouridine(34) synthase MnmA, translated to MKPQKKQTVYVGLSGGVDSSVTAALLKEQGYHVVGVYMKNWSKDLPGMPCPWKEDYQDAKRVAVQLGIDFKMYDFQVEYQQKVVDYMIAEYQAGRTPNPDIMCNQEVKFRLFLDTALADGADLIATGHYARIQDGQLLVAANAEKDQTYFLCRVTEDALKKSLMPIGDYKTKAEVRALAKKLGLTTAEKKDSQGICFVGKVGIRDFLSQYVTTELGVIKEQHGVAIGEHDGAIFYTIGQRHGLNVGGGLPYYVTGKDMAKNEVYVTTNLNDENLWKQELALTDVHWINGQPNLDKKYQVRTRYRAPLVSCTIEQADTGIRLILDEQVRAITPGQSAVIYDKDTVLGGGIVV